A window from Flavobacterium sp. 83 encodes these proteins:
- a CDS encoding DUF6268 family outer membrane beta-barrel protein gives MRIKTLANLLFMISILNASAQSGYSLELNLKTQPTEKITVNETGIGLRFFDNIDSNNKITNTLKFKNIGLDYSLENYDLQNSLNQFTSIENDFEFSHQLTGNTKLNLEINPTVNFERNLGISDVSILGGLEVNHSLNSTNTISIGVKRMTLFGKPEILPTFSFYHQINQNAFVTIGFPNSTISYSNNIRNTFSITNSFNGNLYNLDGPRVVDNLNTATKVSFSQMTSTLQYERNLDSNWFVNLKGGYEINKNYNLTNNNRDSKFDFKSTNGYIFNIGIKYKH, from the coding sequence ATGAGAATAAAGACTTTAGCAAACCTGTTATTTATGATTTCAATTCTTAACGCATCGGCACAAAGCGGATACTCCTTAGAGTTGAACCTAAAAACACAACCCACTGAAAAAATTACAGTGAATGAAACCGGAATTGGATTACGTTTTTTTGATAACATTGATTCGAATAACAAAATAACCAACACACTCAAATTTAAAAATATTGGACTCGATTATTCATTGGAAAATTATGATTTACAAAATAGTCTGAATCAGTTTACTAGTATAGAAAATGATTTTGAATTTTCTCATCAATTAACTGGAAATACAAAATTGAATTTAGAAATTAATCCAACTGTTAATTTTGAGCGCAATCTTGGAATTTCTGATGTGTCGATTCTCGGTGGTTTAGAAGTTAACCATTCTTTAAATTCTACAAATACCATTAGTATTGGTGTAAAAAGAATGACGCTTTTTGGCAAACCGGAAATTCTTCCTACTTTTTCTTTTTATCATCAAATCAACCAAAATGCTTTTGTAACCATAGGATTTCCTAACTCAACAATTTCTTATTCAAATAACATTCGAAATACATTCAGTATTACAAATAGTTTCAATGGGAATTTATATAATCTAGACGGACCGCGAGTTGTAGATAATTTAAATACTGCAACAAAAGTTAGTTTTTCGCAAATGACATCCACCTTACAATATGAAAGAAACTTGGATTCAAACTGGTTTGTCAATTTAAAAGGAGGATATGAAATTAACAAAAATTACAACTTGACAAACAATAATAGAGACTCAAAATTTGATTTTAAAAGCACTAATGGCTACATTTTTAACATTGGAATAAAATACAAACATTAA
- a CDS encoding DUF4270 family protein → MYKVLLLLFFGVMVISCNSDSDTGEFVVGSDYLSVNNKVILIDTLTVDVATIDFDSLISSSQSRILVGNYDDPIFGKVKSDSYFQMSAATYNLYNESSDTDAPNYVFDSIRLVLKEDKYFYGDTTKVQSLSIHRLTQKVKPNLDDDNFYNKSSLSYDTESLGSISFKPKPNSKDSVVVKLNKDFGNALFLKLKKNEITNFVEFTEYLKGFVVKSTSGNSSSIVGFNMSSALRLYYSKYLDDTETSLIKNFSILDVSKQFNNITLDKTGTQIQDLPISSSKLSSLQTGNKAFIQSGTGIACRLDFPNIKQLKYLSDNGAIVDAELMIKPVNNTYSDTYPLVDSLRVLVGDKLNRIKGTLNTIAGKPIYAILNNTSDEFNENVGYKISIGSFLQSEMLKESDSKSSLILTLPSISKAVDRLVLGDQKIANNKIQLKIYYISY, encoded by the coding sequence ATGTATAAGGTATTGTTGTTGCTGTTTTTTGGAGTTATGGTGATTTCATGTAATTCGGATTCTGACACAGGAGAATTTGTTGTAGGTTCAGATTATTTATCGGTTAATAATAAAGTTATATTGATTGATACATTAACGGTCGATGTTGCTACTATTGATTTTGATTCTTTAATTTCATCTAGTCAAAGCAGGATTCTAGTTGGGAATTATGATGATCCTATTTTTGGAAAAGTAAAATCAGACAGTTATTTTCAAATGTCGGCAGCAACCTATAATTTGTACAATGAAAGCTCAGATACAGATGCTCCAAATTATGTGTTTGACTCCATTAGATTGGTTTTAAAAGAGGATAAGTATTTCTATGGCGATACAACAAAAGTGCAATCTCTTAGTATTCATAGATTGACACAAAAGGTTAAGCCAAATTTAGATGATGATAATTTTTATAATAAATCCAGTTTAAGTTATGATACTGAAAGTTTAGGCAGTATCTCATTTAAACCAAAGCCAAATAGCAAGGATTCAGTAGTTGTTAAGTTGAATAAAGATTTTGGGAATGCTCTTTTTCTAAAATTGAAAAAGAATGAAATAACAAATTTTGTTGAATTTACAGAATATCTCAAAGGATTTGTTGTCAAGTCGACTTCTGGTAATTCTTCCAGCATTGTTGGTTTCAATATGTCTAGCGCACTTCGGTTGTATTATTCCAAATATCTTGATGATACAGAAACCTCTTTGATTAAAAATTTCTCTATTTTGGATGTGTCCAAACAATTTAATAATATCACTTTAGATAAAACTGGAACTCAAATTCAGGATTTGCCTATTTCATCGAGTAAGTTATCTAGTTTGCAAACAGGCAATAAAGCTTTTATTCAATCTGGAACTGGGATTGCTTGCCGATTAGATTTTCCTAACATAAAGCAATTGAAATACCTCTCAGATAATGGGGCAATTGTAGATGCTGAGTTAATGATAAAACCTGTAAATAATACCTATTCAGACACGTATCCTTTAGTAGATTCATTACGGGTTCTTGTTGGTGATAAATTAAATAGAATTAAAGGTACACTTAATACCATAGCTGGAAAACCTATTTATGCAATTTTGAATAATACAAGTGATGAGTTCAATGAAAACGTTGGGTATAAAATTTCGATAGGATCCTTTTTGCAAAGTGAAATGCTAAAAGAATCGGATTCTAAATCTTCATTAATTCTCACATTACCCAGTATTTCAAAAGCTGTTGACAGACTAGTTTTAGGCGATCAAAAAATTGCCAACAATAAAATTCAATTGAAAATTTATTATATTTCTTATTAG
- the murI gene encoding glutamate racemase: protein MNNNQPIGIFDSGIGGTSIWRAIHDLLPNEKTIYLADSKNAPYGQKSKEEIVALSMKNTDFLLKLNCKLIVVACNTATTNAIRELREKYNVPFIGIEPAIKPAATHSKTQIIGILATQGTLNSELFNKTAEMYQDTKIIEQVGHGLVQLIENGNIDSPEMTKLLQSYLTPMIEANIDYLVLGCSHYPYLIPQIKNILPEHIHIIDSGEAVAKQTQKILREKIGFSSAEKNEPIFYTNSNSKVLTEILDNKYNVEKIDF from the coding sequence ATGAACAACAATCAACCAATAGGAATTTTTGACTCAGGCATTGGAGGCACTTCAATTTGGAGAGCAATTCATGATTTGCTCCCTAACGAAAAAACAATCTATTTAGCGGATAGTAAGAACGCTCCTTATGGTCAAAAATCAAAAGAAGAGATTGTTGCACTAAGTATGAAAAATACTGATTTCTTGCTAAAATTGAACTGTAAATTGATTGTAGTAGCTTGTAATACCGCAACTACTAATGCCATTCGAGAATTACGAGAAAAGTATAACGTTCCATTCATTGGTATTGAACCAGCCATAAAACCGGCCGCAACACATTCTAAGACACAAATTATAGGAATACTTGCTACACAAGGCACATTAAACAGTGAACTTTTTAACAAGACCGCTGAGATGTATCAAGACACAAAAATAATTGAACAAGTAGGCCACGGACTAGTACAGCTAATTGAAAACGGCAATATAGATTCCCCCGAAATGACAAAACTACTTCAGTCCTATCTTACTCCCATGATTGAGGCTAATATCGACTATTTAGTATTGGGCTGCAGTCATTATCCATATTTGATTCCTCAAATCAAAAATATACTTCCGGAACACATCCATATAATCGATTCTGGTGAAGCTGTAGCGAAGCAGACTCAAAAAATATTGCGCGAAAAAATAGGTTTTTCTTCAGCTGAAAAAAATGAACCTATTTTTTATACCAACAGCAATTCTAAAGTTTTAACTGAAATTTTAGATAATAAATATAATGTCGAAAAAATAGATTTTTAA
- a CDS encoding OmpH family outer membrane protein gives MKQIKTLLIAAILLFGANQTINAQAKTAHVDVSEIMAKMPAMLEAQKQLEKLSGTYDADYKKMVEEYQAKLKKYEAESATVTEVVNGERSKEVQDMQKRIVDFRDNAQKELQQKESDIVKPLMEKVRTSIQKVGKAKGFQYVLDGSTLLLADGPNLTADVKKDLGF, from the coding sequence ATGAAACAAATCAAAACTTTACTAATTGCTGCAATACTTTTATTTGGTGCAAACCAAACTATTAACGCACAAGCAAAAACTGCTCATGTTGATGTGAGTGAAATTATGGCAAAAATGCCAGCTATGTTAGAAGCACAAAAACAACTTGAAAAATTAAGTGGTACATACGATGCAGATTACAAAAAAATGGTTGAAGAGTACCAAGCAAAATTAAAAAAATACGAAGCAGAATCTGCAACAGTTACTGAGGTTGTAAATGGAGAACGTTCTAAAGAAGTTCAAGATATGCAAAAAAGAATTGTTGATTTTAGAGACAATGCTCAAAAAGAATTACAACAAAAAGAATCTGATATCGTAAAACCTTTAATGGAAAAAGTAAGAACTTCTATCCAAAAAGTAGGTAAAGCAAAAGGATTTCAATATGTGTTAGATGGTTCTACACTTTTATTAGCTGACGGTCCAAACTTGACTGCTGATGTGAAAAAAGATTTAGGTTTCTAA
- a CDS encoding OmpH family outer membrane protein: MRKEFLFIFLALLVVSKSHAQTRGTKIGYIDMEYILQNVPDYTEAKIQLEQKAQKWKQEIEVKKIEIDKLKNALKAEQALLTKELINERETEIKFLENESLDYQQKRFGSNGDLIQQKSMLAKPIQDQVFTAVQDIAEAKKYDFIFDKSSDLTMLFSAKRFDVSDQVLRIINRTEKREQLSKKQLKEEEAKENKEDALDANPALADRQKALDEKKAARDKIIADRKLLQEEKKKEFDERRKQLQSERDSKKTGDIATESNKIAPTTDKAEQIEASKIAAAEARQKQMDLRQKTVEDRKKAVEEKRQLLLEEREAKKAGTISASSKTEELKAKTVPTDSIKVETKKITENAKEKQIEQKAKILEDRKKVLEDRKKVLEEKRKIILEVREALKKSKEKK; encoded by the coding sequence ATGAGAAAAGAATTTTTATTTATATTTTTAGCACTGCTTGTAGTAAGTAAATCCCATGCGCAAACTAGAGGTACCAAAATAGGGTATATAGATATGGAGTATATCCTTCAAAATGTACCGGATTATACGGAAGCAAAAATCCAATTAGAGCAAAAAGCTCAAAAATGGAAACAAGAGATTGAAGTAAAAAAAATTGAAATCGATAAGTTAAAAAATGCTTTAAAAGCAGAACAAGCCTTATTGACAAAAGAACTTATAAATGAAAGAGAAACAGAAATTAAGTTCCTTGAAAATGAATCTTTAGATTATCAGCAAAAAAGATTTGGCTCCAATGGAGATTTGATTCAACAAAAATCAATGCTTGCAAAACCAATACAAGATCAAGTTTTCACTGCTGTTCAAGATATTGCCGAAGCAAAAAAATATGACTTTATCTTTGACAAATCTTCTGATTTAACCATGCTTTTTTCAGCAAAAAGATTTGATGTTAGCGATCAAGTTTTACGTATAATAAACCGAACTGAAAAGAGAGAACAATTAAGCAAAAAGCAACTAAAAGAAGAAGAAGCCAAAGAAAATAAAGAAGATGCTCTTGATGCAAATCCAGCTTTAGCGGATCGACAAAAAGCATTGGATGAAAAAAAAGCAGCCAGAGACAAAATTATAGCTGACAGAAAATTACTTCAGGAGGAGAAGAAAAAAGAATTTGACGAAAGAAGAAAACAACTCCAATCAGAAAGAGATTCTAAAAAAACGGGAGATATTGCAACTGAAAGTAATAAAATTGCACCAACAACCGATAAAGCAGAACAAATAGAAGCCTCTAAAATTGCTGCTGCCGAGGCAAGACAAAAGCAAATGGATTTGAGACAAAAAACTGTGGAAGATCGCAAAAAAGCAGTTGAAGAAAAAAGACAATTATTACTCGAAGAAAGAGAAGCAAAAAAAGCTGGCACGATTTCTGCCTCTTCTAAAACAGAAGAATTAAAAGCTAAAACAGTTCCTACTGACTCTATTAAAGTAGAAACAAAAAAAATTACAGAAAATGCTAAAGAGAAACAAATAGAGCAAAAAGCGAAAATTTTAGAAGACCGTAAAAAAGTATTAGAAGATCGTAAAAAAGTATTAGAAGAAAAAAGAAAAATAATATTAGAAGTACGAGAAGCTCTTAAAAAATCAAAAGAAAAAAAATAA
- the bamA gene encoding outer membrane protein assembly factor BamA yields MRLLLVIKKENVDLEKQVNKLNNFLVLHKSIKTVLTILIFGSFTQIKAQERVPFDQGKKYILADVAVVGKISFNSQTVVTFAGLQKGQEITIPGEEISSAIKKLGKLGLFDEISFYVNRIQNDSIYLDLNIAELPKLNQVKFAGIKKNKTEALIKDNSLTKNKIVNENLITTTKNYIENKYKKDGFYNTKVTINTTKDTTTINQVNMLVNIDKGDKIKISNIDFVGNEKLSDKALRNAMKDTKQKNPIRLLKASKFIQAKYKTDLEKVIAAYKEKGYRDARIISDSVTYNKSKNALSIKINVEEGNKYYFGNIKFLGNTIYSDQLLSRILGVKKGETYNGVLLEKRIADKSKPDGEDITNLYQNNGYLFSNINAVEVKTANDTIDFEIRVTEGPLAYFNKITVVGNDKTNDHVIYRELRTKPGEKYSKEELVRTIREIGQLGFFDPEAIDPKFKNVDSGAGTVDIEYNLVEKGSSQIELQGGYGGGGFIGTLGLSFNNFSAKNLLNKEAYKPLPMGDGQKVSLRLQGSTYFQTYSMSFSEPWFGGKKPVQFSTSLSYSKQFLNNYITYKVDKNKSFNILTLSVGLAKRLTVPDDFFVLSQSISYQHYDLHNYNTGLFTFGNGTSRNFAYTVGLTRSNKGVNPIFPTYGSEFSISAKLTPPYSLINGTDYATLGDKEEYKYKYTGATYTGSNGIQVNEGDYVEVIPSTTNPTPNKVSNYQDAAADPAKVDQKKFNWLEYYKIKFKGDWYTKIYGKLVLRTLTEFGFLGAYNQNRGVVPFERFYVGGDGLANYSMDGRETIQLRGYPNNSLTPVNSAGEQIGATVYNKFSLEMRYPITLKSSASIYALTFLEAGSSYANFKSYNPFALSRSAGAGLRVFMPAFGLLGIDFGYGFDALPGTTKPNGWETHFIIGQQF; encoded by the coding sequence ATGAGGCTATTATTAGTTATCAAAAAAGAGAACGTAGATTTGGAAAAACAAGTGAACAAATTAAATAATTTTTTAGTGTTACATAAAAGCATAAAAACAGTCCTTACAATTTTAATCTTTGGTAGTTTTACTCAAATTAAGGCTCAAGAAAGAGTTCCTTTTGATCAAGGAAAAAAATACATTTTAGCAGATGTAGCAGTTGTTGGAAAAATAAGTTTCAATTCTCAGACCGTAGTAACTTTTGCAGGACTTCAAAAAGGACAAGAAATAACTATCCCAGGTGAAGAAATAAGCAGCGCCATAAAAAAACTTGGAAAATTAGGGCTTTTTGATGAGATCTCTTTTTATGTTAACCGAATACAAAATGACAGCATCTATTTAGATTTAAATATTGCAGAATTACCTAAGTTAAATCAGGTAAAATTTGCGGGAATTAAGAAAAATAAAACCGAGGCTTTAATTAAGGATAATAGCCTTACCAAAAATAAAATTGTCAACGAAAATTTAATTACTACGACTAAAAACTACATTGAAAATAAATACAAAAAAGATGGTTTTTACAACACTAAAGTAACCATTAATACCACCAAAGACACTACAACAATTAATCAGGTTAATATGCTTGTGAATATTGACAAAGGTGATAAAATAAAGATTAGCAATATTGACTTTGTTGGAAATGAAAAACTTTCAGACAAAGCATTGCGTAATGCAATGAAAGACACCAAACAAAAAAACCCAATTCGTCTATTAAAAGCATCGAAATTCATTCAAGCAAAATACAAAACCGATTTAGAAAAAGTAATTGCTGCTTACAAAGAAAAAGGGTACCGTGACGCAAGAATAATTTCAGATTCAGTCACTTACAACAAAAGCAAAAATGCTTTGTCTATTAAAATAAATGTAGAAGAGGGAAATAAATACTATTTTGGAAACATTAAATTTTTAGGAAACACTATTTATTCAGATCAATTATTGAGCAGAATATTAGGTGTCAAAAAAGGGGAAACATATAATGGTGTGCTTCTTGAAAAAAGAATTGCTGATAAATCTAAACCAGATGGCGAAGACATTACCAATTTATACCAAAATAATGGCTATTTATTTTCGAATATAAATGCTGTAGAAGTAAAGACAGCTAACGACACTATCGATTTTGAAATCAGAGTTACTGAAGGTCCGTTGGCTTATTTCAACAAAATTACAGTTGTAGGAAACGACAAAACTAATGACCATGTAATTTACAGAGAATTAAGAACAAAACCTGGAGAAAAATACAGTAAAGAAGAACTTGTAAGAACCATAAGAGAGATTGGACAGTTAGGTTTCTTTGATCCTGAAGCAATTGATCCAAAATTTAAAAATGTAGATTCCGGTGCCGGAACTGTTGACATAGAGTACAATCTTGTTGAAAAGGGTTCTAGTCAAATAGAGCTACAAGGTGGTTATGGCGGAGGCGGTTTCATAGGAACATTGGGATTGTCTTTTAACAATTTCTCTGCAAAAAACCTTTTAAACAAAGAAGCATACAAACCTTTACCAATGGGAGACGGACAAAAAGTTTCTTTGAGATTACAAGGAAGTACTTACTTTCAAACCTACAGTATGTCGTTTTCTGAACCATGGTTTGGCGGAAAAAAACCTGTTCAATTCAGTACGTCATTATCGTATAGCAAGCAATTTTTAAATAATTATATAACTTACAAAGTAGACAAAAACAAAAGCTTTAATATCCTGACTTTATCTGTTGGTTTAGCCAAAAGATTAACTGTGCCAGATGATTTCTTTGTACTGTCACAATCCATAAGTTACCAACATTATGATTTACATAATTACAACACAGGATTGTTCACATTTGGAAATGGAACTTCTAGAAATTTTGCTTATACAGTAGGATTAACAAGAAGCAACAAAGGGGTAAATCCTATTTTCCCAACGTATGGTTCGGAGTTTAGCATTTCAGCGAAATTAACACCTCCTTACTCGTTGATAAACGGGACTGATTATGCAACATTAGGTGATAAAGAAGAATATAAATATAAATACACGGGTGCAACTTATACTGGATCAAACGGTATTCAAGTCAATGAAGGAGATTATGTTGAAGTCATTCCTAGTACAACAAACCCTACTCCAAATAAAGTTTCTAACTATCAAGATGCTGCCGCTGATCCTGCAAAAGTAGATCAGAAGAAATTTAATTGGTTAGAATATTACAAAATTAAGTTCAAAGGCGACTGGTACACAAAAATTTATGGTAAATTAGTATTGCGAACTTTAACCGAATTTGGATTCCTTGGAGCATATAACCAAAATAGAGGTGTTGTTCCATTTGAAAGATTTTATGTGGGTGGTGACGGATTAGCAAATTATTCTATGGATGGTAGAGAAACCATTCAATTAAGAGGATATCCAAACAACTCTTTGACACCAGTAAACAGTGCTGGAGAACAAATTGGAGCTACAGTTTATAACAAATTTTCATTGGAAATGCGTTATCCTATAACATTAAAATCATCGGCATCAATTTATGCATTAACGTTTTTAGAAGCTGGTTCTTCTTATGCTAATTTCAAAAGCTATAATCCATTTGCATTAAGTCGTTCTGCAGGAGCTGGTTTACGTGTTTTCATGCCTGCGTTTGGATTATTAGGAATTGATTTCGGTTATGGTTTCGATGCCTTACCAGGTACAACTAAGCCAAATGGATGGGAAACTCATTTCATCATTGGACAACAATTTTAA
- a CDS encoding isoprenyl transferase, whose product MDLLNTIDTTNLPKHLAIIMDGNGRWAKQKGLLRAFGHESGTKSVKKIIEASAKLGIQNLTLYAFSTENWNRPKLEVETLMRVLINSLKKELITLQKNNIKLNAIGNLEKLPQSAQKELLDVINKTKDNTKMTLTLALSYGSREELVTAVKNICSKVKNNIISIDAIDDSIINEHLYTQNLPDVDLLIRTSGEHRISNFLLWQIAYAELYFTDILWPDFKEQDLYEAIISYQKRERRFGKTSEQIK is encoded by the coding sequence ATGGATTTACTAAATACGATAGACACAACCAATCTACCAAAACATTTAGCCATCATTATGGATGGTAATGGTCGTTGGGCAAAACAAAAAGGGCTTTTGAGAGCTTTTGGACACGAAAGTGGAACAAAATCAGTAAAAAAAATAATTGAAGCCAGTGCTAAATTAGGAATACAAAACCTTACTTTATATGCTTTCTCTACGGAAAACTGGAACAGACCAAAACTCGAAGTCGAAACTTTAATGAGAGTTCTCATAAATTCCTTGAAAAAGGAACTTATAACACTCCAGAAAAACAACATCAAACTAAACGCAATAGGTAATCTTGAAAAATTACCACAGTCAGCTCAAAAGGAACTTCTCGACGTAATAAATAAAACAAAGGACAACACGAAAATGACATTAACACTGGCATTAAGCTATGGTTCTAGAGAAGAATTAGTCACAGCGGTTAAAAACATTTGTAGTAAAGTTAAAAATAATATAATTTCAATAGACGCTATTGACGATTCAATTATAAATGAGCATCTTTACACGCAAAATTTACCGGATGTAGATTTATTAATACGAACAAGTGGAGAACATAGAATAAGTAATTTTTTGTTGTGGCAAATCGCCTATGCAGAATTATATTTTACTGATATATTGTGGCCTGACTTTAAAGAACAAGATTTATATGAGGCTATTATTAGTTATCAAAAAAGAGAACGTAGATTTGGAAAAACAAGTGAACAAATTAAATAA
- a CDS encoding DUF6089 family protein: MNKIFNIFLCVFPFLAIHAQIHEIGIFAGGSNYIGDVGPTSYISPNEPALGLLYKWNKSPRHSYRFSYTQSKITSNDLDSEEAGRNQRGYRFENSIKEVSLGLEFNFFDFNLHEMKNKITPYIYSGISYFRYDELYILSGVTRKDKSAGSFAIPMNLGIKSNITPNFILALEVGARYTLTDNLDGSNPKNNNLETLRFGNLNNNDWYVFSGLTLTYTFGNKPCYCAE, translated from the coding sequence ATGAACAAAATTTTTAATATATTTTTATGTGTTTTCCCATTTTTAGCAATTCATGCTCAAATTCATGAAATTGGTATTTTTGCAGGAGGCAGTAACTACATTGGAGATGTTGGTCCTACAAGCTATATTTCTCCAAACGAGCCTGCTTTAGGATTGCTTTATAAATGGAACAAAAGCCCCAGACATTCCTATAGATTTTCCTACACACAATCAAAAATAACCTCAAATGATTTGGATTCTGAAGAAGCTGGAAGAAACCAAAGGGGTTATCGTTTTGAAAATAGCATAAAAGAAGTATCTTTAGGCCTTGAATTCAATTTTTTTGATTTTAATCTTCATGAAATGAAGAATAAAATCACACCTTATATATATTCTGGAATAAGCTATTTTAGATATGATGAATTATATATTTTGTCCGGTGTAACACGGAAAGATAAGAGCGCTGGTTCATTTGCAATACCAATGAATCTGGGAATAAAATCAAACATAACACCTAATTTTATATTAGCTTTAGAAGTCGGGGCAAGATATACATTAACGGATAATCTAGATGGAAGCAACCCGAAAAACAATAATTTAGAAACGTTACGATTTGGAAATTTAAATAATAATGACTGGTATGTGTTTTCGGGATTGACCCTAACCTATACCTTTGGAAACAAACCTTGTTACTGTGCAGAATAA
- a CDS encoding NAD kinase — protein sequence MKVAIYGQYYLVSTEPIIKDIFVFFNKNNVEMVIEAEFLKMLYEKKIIQREYKTFSSHTELDKSFDMLISIGGDGTILRAVTLVRNSGVPILGINAGRLGFLATVQKENIAAFMRFVIDKKYTISKRTLLSLSCTPENEALLDINFAMNEISVSRKDSTSMITVETYLNDEFLNSYWADGLIISTPTGSTGYNLSCGGPILTPDVKSLVITPIAPHNLNARPLVVPDETEIKLKVSGREEQYLVSLDSRIASVKNESILTIKKTPFQINMVEIPEETFLKTLRTKLLWGEDRRN from the coding sequence ATGAAAGTAGCTATATACGGACAATACTATCTTGTAAGCACAGAACCAATCATAAAAGACATTTTTGTTTTCTTTAATAAAAATAATGTTGAAATGGTTATTGAAGCAGAATTTCTTAAAATGCTTTATGAAAAGAAAATAATACAACGGGAATACAAAACTTTTTCATCTCATACTGAATTAGATAAAAGTTTTGATATGCTAATAAGCATTGGTGGTGATGGAACTATTTTAAGAGCCGTTACACTAGTTCGGAATTCTGGGGTTCCAATACTAGGAATAAACGCAGGTCGATTAGGCTTTTTGGCTACGGTTCAAAAAGAGAATATTGCTGCATTTATGAGGTTTGTCATTGACAAAAAATATACCATTTCAAAAAGAACACTCTTAAGCTTGTCCTGCACTCCCGAAAATGAAGCGCTATTAGACATCAATTTTGCCATGAACGAAATTTCAGTTAGCAGAAAAGATTCTACCTCGATGATTACAGTAGAAACATACCTGAATGATGAGTTTTTAAATTCCTATTGGGCAGACGGTTTAATTATTTCTACTCCTACAGGATCAACAGGATACAATTTAAGTTGCGGGGGGCCTATTTTAACACCAGATGTAAAAAGCTTAGTAATAACTCCTATTGCTCCACATAACCTCAACGCCAGACCTCTTGTTGTCCCAGACGAAACAGAAATCAAATTAAAAGTCTCCGGTAGAGAAGAGCAATACCTAGTATCCCTTGATTCCAGAATTGCATCTGTAAAAAACGAATCTATTCTAACCATTAAGAAAACTCCATTTCAGATAAATATGGTAGAAATCCCGGAAGAGACCTTTTTAAAAACATTGCGCACTAAACTACTTTGGGGAGAAGACAGAAGAAATTAA
- a CDS encoding CBS domain-containing protein: MTEITEYITNDFKAIDSHDTIAVVQEFFDELHFSHFPVIEEGIYIGSIASDDIETFDTDKKVADYRFTLEGFFTRTNTIWLDVLEIFAKNHTNLVPVLDENNKYVGYYEIEDIMKFFHETPFLKEPGGIIVVKKPVLDYSMSQITQIVESNNGKLLGLFISEADVQSVQITMKISLGAMNEIIQTFRRYNYEIISEHQEDNYINNLKERSDYLDKYLNI; encoded by the coding sequence ATGACAGAAATAACAGAATATATTACCAACGATTTTAAAGCGATTGACAGCCATGATACGATTGCGGTTGTTCAAGAGTTTTTTGATGAATTGCACTTTTCACACTTCCCAGTGATTGAAGAGGGAATTTATATTGGCAGTATTGCATCCGACGATATAGAAACTTTTGATACCGATAAGAAAGTAGCTGATTACCGATTTACTCTTGAAGGATTTTTTACAAGAACCAATACCATTTGGCTGGATGTTTTAGAAATTTTCGCTAAAAACCACACTAACTTAGTGCCGGTTTTAGACGAAAACAATAAATACGTTGGTTATTATGAAATAGAAGACATCATGAAATTTTTTCACGAAACTCCTTTTCTAAAAGAACCAGGCGGAATTATTGTTGTTAAAAAACCAGTTTTAGATTACTCAATGAGTCAGATTACCCAAATTGTTGAAAGTAATAACGGGAAGCTTTTGGGTTTATTTATATCCGAAGCCGATGTTCAAAGTGTTCAAATAACTATGAAAATAAGTTTAGGAGCTATGAATGAAATTATACAAACTTTCAGGAGGTATAATTATGAAATCATATCAGAGCATCAAGAAGATAATTATATCAATAATTTAAAAGAACGTTCTGATTATTTGGACAAATACCTTAATATATAG